ttttatgtttttgtaatctaaattatttagaaaatggATAAAGAACTTGTTTTGGAGCCAAATTGATACTATCCCAATATTCGGggatatatttgaaatttgcctaaacagaaaaaacaaaacggTGTCGTTTGAAGAAAGATTCAATTTTGAAACCAATCCTAGCCTAACCATTTCTGGAATAAGAAAAATGTCAGAGctgacaaaattaaaatttatatttcattggaaaaaaaattaagtgatcCGAGAAAGAATTCATACAATGTCATAAAACCCTCTAAGAGGGTACTCAAAGCTTCATATATTGGATGTTTATCAATGCATAAGTTTGTTTAAATTGCAAAATTCACGTTGCTTTCATATGatagaataattaaatagatcAACTATTTCCGTACAACATTTAAGCAGGAACTCATATATTTGTTATCTATCACCAAAAAATTGTGTTGTCAGCATTTAAGCAGGAAAATCTGCTATCTTCTACGCTTGGATTCTTTACGAAGATCTGCAAAATAGGTCTCCAAGTTAGACTTCTCCCATAAACGTCTCTGAACAAGATCTTCCTTTGTTGATTCGtctgaaaaacatgaaagttaAAAGCAGCAACTCAGTGAACCAATTACTTATAAGCTCCGGACATGTTAAATCAGAGCGAGAACAGAGTCTGGAAGCCACTGCTGATTGCATCCATCACATGATTCCTATACAGCTAAAAGACATGTTTGACGATGCCAAAGTTTGAAATATTTGGCCAACTGTGTAACATGGTCATGAAATCTTACGAATACTGAGCAACCTTTAACTGATTAAAAGACAAGCTTGTAAGGCTATCCATAATTAAGCTATCCTTTAATCTGTAAATCAAACCCTACTTAATGCCTTGGCAAAGTTTCCTTTATATTGATTAACACAAACACAACGGATGAACATTTAAGTTGGTAGTTGGAAATATCTGTAAGTGATTACCAATGCTGCCCCATGCATCAAGAGGCACTCTCAGGGATCTTTGTGTTAGGTAGACGGCATCTTCCCAAGAATACGGTGCTTGTTTCACCTTGTATCTCCAGAACCAACAACCATTCCACAGTAATAGctggatgaaaaagaaaatcaatcagGAATGTTCATAGTCATAACTTAAGATTCAATTCTAAATGAGCATTATGTGGAGACAACAATAAGAACAAAGAAACAGATCAGTAACAATATTCTAATATACCAAGGTCTCGCCTGAGCTGGAAAAGAGATTTAACAAGATGGGTATTCTAACCTTGCCAATAGTGTAAGGCAGAACTATAAATCGGACACCAAGAAGTTCCCAGATGGAAGGTTTATGAGCGCCCTTTATGTCCAGTTCAAGTTCTTTGCTGAGATCTTCCTCCACTTTCCTGCCacaaaaatatatcttatgATCACAAAGAGAGTCTGGCAAGATTAATGCACACACTTATCAGACATAAAGGTTAATGAACAGATTCACAACCATCAGTCAGATGTATCtcataaaagatcaaaataatttcatactTGTCCATCTGCTTGTTGCTCTTCTTCTTATTTGTAACTCCTCCACTGCGTTCAAGTTCCAAAGCCCTTAGTCTATTTTTATAAGCAGGAGTTTTCTTGACCATTGCTACAGCCTGCAATGAcaagatgaattaaaaaaaaaaatctgcaatctgcataTGAGAAGCTTTTTTTCCgacaaaatatttatacataaaatcACACTGCAAATCCTTCAGCCTATAATTTCCTTGCCCTGCTTTACTGCCATTCAATACATATTCATCACAAAAAAGAACACTGCACATGACAGAACTTTCAAAGCAAAAGAAACAGCCACCATGACATGTGTATTGcaataaatcaaaactaaagTTTCTGCAAATAGAACCCATGCTAGGTCAGCTACATCCAAAAGGCACAACAATATCAAGTTTAGCCGCAGTTAAGTTTCGGGACAATACCTGATTATACCTTGTCATCTCATTCATATACTGAAACCCTGAGAGAATCAGAAGAAGACCAACCAGAACAAAACGTGGATCCTACAAAACATACATATCAAAGttaaaacacaaatttaacCCAACTGCTACATCTATCAGCTACTACCAGCAGCAAGAACACTAAAATTCCAATAAATCAACATAGGCTTTCTCACCGTTTTGTGACCATAATATGCATGATAATAACGAGCCGTATTGTAAAACACctataagaaagaaaagcaaacacctttaataattttattaatctcaGTTTCAATAAATGTGAGAACTCATCTATAATAAGCACATGAACGGTCCATATAAATACAAATGCTTAGTATATTCACCAACTAATAATTCAAATCATTCACCAAAATCTTCACTCCCCCGAACTTTTTTGCAATTcctttgaattaaataaaattatataaaactaaattaaaagtttaaaaaaaatcccaatccCTTcctattcaataaaattatataaaactgaattaaatgaaaaaaagaagaagaagaagaagaagaaggaatgcACCTCCTCTGGATGAGCAATTGCATAATCATATTGCTCTCTTGTAGcttcatcttttaaaatctGCATttcccaaaaacaaataaaaaattaagcaaaaaaaaattatgagcaaaaataaacaaaattgagCAAAAATACTTTTCTTTACCTCATAAGCATTAGCAATTTTCACAAACAGCTTTTTGGACTCCGGATCTGGGTTTTTATCCGGGTGACTAACCATAACccattcaaaaaatatatatcaaaaattaaaattaaataaaattaacaaataaaaatatgaaaaataaaacttactGTTTCAACGAGAGTTTATAATAAGCTTTTTTTATCTCTGAAGCATTAGCATTTTGCGTAACGCTGtaagaaataaaagcaaaatcagtaaattgacaaaatcaaaaaaaaaagaagcaaatatagtaaaataagaAAGCTGACCCTAGTAGATCGTAGCAATCATCTTCGTCACAATAGATAGCTGATGATGATGGAGAGATTATGAGGATAGAGAACATCAGAGTTAGTGCTGCTGCGCAACACCGAATCGTTGCCGGTGGCGCCATGGTAACGGAGTAGAgttcaattttgatttgttgctgTTTTGGAGaatagaagaggagaagagaggcTGTTGGTTTTTGTGCAATTACAAAAGTGTACAATTTTATAAAGAGGAAAGTAGAGAAGCCGAGGGGAAAATGTCATTTCACAAAGGAGAGAAAGTCAACGGTTTGAAATACTGGATATGGGCCGTTCAGTACATAGTTATGAAATCGGTAAGGGGTTTGACCCAGCCCAAGGTGAAGGAATCATGTCAAATTCACGAGTAAACGGGtttgcttaaatttttttaccaaaacaattgataaaaataaaatattatgtgcaACTAAatctaaatcaagttttaaattatatttttctgtgTAGGGGTTTAAAACCATGTTTCAGATGTTGAGATATCAAAGTAGCTTAGATTTTTCTTTAGAAATTGATGAACCAAGATTTGTTCGATATATCTTTATATATCCTTACCAATAAATActgaatcaagaaaaatatataggtataatttttttgaattcttggaTGCGTCGGGTTAGCACGCGCCAACACCAAACACATTCCAATGTAGGAGCGCTATGTCTGGTGTTAATCAAACCTAGCCTTACTAGGATTGGCAGTGTGCTAAGCTCAGCCTTCAGAACAGAGGTTTACAATCTTCGTTTTctattacatatatattttcagagtacttctctctagaatattattgtatttttctttttaaaaagatatttatttaagtatcgAAGAGTCCTCatctccacaaaaaaaaaatcttttgcagATAATAGTCACATGTCACCTTGTCCTACCAAGTATCAAATATAACTTATCAACCACCTTAGCTGGGGAGAATTGATGAGATTGCTAGAACTAATTGATTAACCGATTATTCAATACAAGAACTTTATTCCTAAACAACTTGGATTTTTTGAGACATCATCAGAAATTATTCTATATAATCGGAATTGTACTTCATGGATTTCATATTTATGTAATAAGAGTATAATTTTGGGtataattaacaattttttgatgtgataatagaTATGTTGATTTGCTTactataataattttcaatcaatttaccaataatataattaattcatatcttttataatataatgattAAGTGAGatccaaatcaatattaaataataaggaattaaaaataaatgtaagattaaattatttaacgAGAAATGCAATGGTTTATATAACCTGTCTATTATAGAAATATGAAATGTTTTAGTAAGAATAGTTTAAGATTCTAGGTATAATTAGtgagaaattatttaatttttttcctgtaaTTTTGGTTCATTTTCAGTTATATAGGATGAAAGATAGTGATACAATCATAAACggattttttataatactaaaCTACAAACCATGATCTAAAATTCTATGAGCAATATGAAGAAAGTAAATTTCAAATGACAATagcaaatttgatataattaatatttaaattaagttCAAAGATTCCAAGATAGTGGCGAAAAGCAAATTATTACATGATTGACAAATTAAGCAGGGGTGAAAACTTGTGTCATCCACTAAGTTCACCcctatattttgtcaattttattattttatccttaaaataagcaaaaattaaaatgacgaATACATAGATAAATAAACTCCCGTCGATCAGATCGATGCCCATCACAGAGCTCACCCATCACAAGCATAAGTTATGTTGCAAGAATTACTAACATAAAGGGTATATTGATGTGCAGGTTTCGAGAGGAATACAGGCAGGCGATGAAGCAGGCCACACACACACTCTTTATCTAAAGCTCCCAACCATTTGCAACAGTTTTCTTCTATAGATCCATGATGATTCTCTTTATGTATCATCTCTCGATGCTCGTGCTCAACATCAAGCGAGGGTGAAGGCGGAGCCGGGGAGGGTGAGGGTGGGCTGGGAGCTGGAGAAGGTGGAGATGGATGTGGAAATGGTGTGTATGGAAGCATAGCACAGGCATAGCTTGCTAAAGAAAATTGATTCATGCAATGTGGAAGTAGAAGGTGGTGAGCATAGGTGTTGGGCAGAAGTAACAATAAGAAGGTTGCCAAAAACGTTAGTGTCGTTGTCTTGATTAATCTTTCCATCTTGGGCATTTGAGCTTGTGCTCtatgtcgcacgtgagcgacgtcgcggcgatcgtccacccacaaaaaatgtaatatgTAATGGGGGATGGggggatatatatatctggttAATGtgggggagacaaggaattcgttgtctcttagcaatgaaaaatggtgtgggagtcgccacctagtattttggtcactaggaaccctaactggtctcagagatcaggtacggggactggttgcgtaaagggaaggtattagcaccccaaatacaccctacctaaggtaagctgcatcgttttattgtctgataaaaaataaggtgttttcgtgtgtttcctagttgttggtccatctacggttcaagaaaagtcctcctcaataaggaggtccttatcttatcgggtaaagcctaaccgttctaatgtctaaaaaatatatatatatatttaatgtcaagaatacgttttacgtataaattcgtaatccaaaagacaaaaagatttttttagaatttttgaaatattggcctagttctcatgacttgaataaactggttattaaagccaaaatgcatgctaatacatatattgttttgaaattttctttgttgtgtgaaaatatgatgttacaatatttatatacatatatattggagagactaggccgtattttaaaacaaaacatttttttaaaaaatatgtattttgtacgctttgacgcaaatcgggtattttaatactgggtttgtaaaaaatacaaccaaatattaattcactttgataaaataaatgcctaaaaatcaacaatatttcaaagctatttttagaaaatttttgaaagcaaaagacattttttgttttgaaaatctttgatgttttgatgaaaaccaggtattttaataccggattttgtatctttacagtgtaaaataccaaccaatattaatcaaaatacagtaataatattacaacaaaatcacatatattttttttataatttttgcaaatttttataattttttcatatatatatatatataaataatacaaaatacaatatatatatatatatatatatatatatatatatatataataatattaaatcgggctgggccggcccaaaccactgggccggactcagcccaaaaccATGATGGGCCTAGGTCGGCCCAAAAATGtactgggccgatctcggcccaaggatgtgctgggccgatctcggcccaaggatgtgctgggccgatctcggcccaaggatgtgctgggccgatctcggcccaaggatgtgctgggccgatctcggcccaaggatgtgctgggccgatctcggcccaaggatgtgctgggccgatctcggcccaaggatgtgctgggccgatctcggcccaaggATGTGCTGGGCCGATATCGGCCCAAGGATGtgctgggccgatctcggcccaaggATGTGCTGGGCCGATATCGGCCCAAGGATGTGCTGGGCCGATATCGGCCCAAGGATGTACTGGGCCGATCTTggccccaaaaaaaaatttcttctgggccaggacccgcctggcccagcaacaaaacgggcgaggggaattaatttccccccgcccctgcatgcagaacgctattcgttctgcatgcagagaaggaaaaaaagaaacgcCCGAATAGGGGAGGGAGAagggttacctggcgcggaggaggcggTGGCTTGCTGCGTTTCTGGCGGCGCTGTGGCGGAGGCGTAGCCCACGGACGGCGGTTCCAGGCGGCGCTGCAGCTGTTCCGGACGTCCGTTTCCTTTTTTCTATGTTTcggtcttctctttttcttcccctccctctcttctctcagtCTGTGTTTCTttcctctgttatttttttatgtttttctctcctctcggtttctctcttctttcggttcttcctctctctctcctctgtttttttgttttgttctccttcttcctcccctctcttctctcctttctttttttgtttttttcccccccCCTCGTTTCAGCGTTCttggcctctatttatagaggccaAGGACGCTGTTTTTTACAGCTCTCATGGGGGGcagccggctggtcggccattgggcgcggctgccgaggttcggtgggtggtgcgcggtggttggtcggccattgtgtccggtcggtgggctccaagcgagagagtggccggcagaaattcaaattaaagcttccctttctccttcttccccgctgcgtgatcgggggaagaagatgaacagtgtcgttcaaaacgacaccgttctgctctttctctttttttttttgtttttgaatgtatgaaacggcgtcgttttggagaaaacgcgccgtttcatttaaatgtggcgccaaaatgcgccaaatttcaaatcagccctcaatcatcttttctttcttcaattgcatccctgccaatttcggtctccgtccctcttgttggccgcgtttttcactttagtccttggtctctgatttatgcaattgagcccttaattgatcaaaaaaacttctaatttcttcaattaggcccctgaatcaattaattccagcccctccatttacgcgcctcttccaatttggtccctggtttcggattttctcaattaagtccctaattggcccttaaacttcaatatttatgcaattaggcccctgatttgacctaataaattcataaaaaatatattttggccccagaacttaaatttcttctaattaaagcccaaattgacttaaaaatcaatttttcttgcaatcaaatcccctataaattcatttaaaaatcaaattaagtccataaacatccaaatttgggcttttctcctcaaatttcaaattttccttctcaacaggactctcctccttcaagaatataatgtcaaaaatccaatctttgtatttttaaccttattgatcgattttccaaccattttctgagcgcttctgcctcctgttattttttcttaacctcctttggctatatacatatttttatatatattttgtggggacccaaaaatgggttacaacagatgccccctctttataatgcttacggagcagaggttttgcgcagtaagttttataaagataaaccctaAACGGAACTCCCAAAACTGATCTGGTTGAAGCTTGATTGACctgaaacttgtcttttacagcaatcctccttaacttcaaaaactatgatcaaaatttatcatcttgagatcccttctggcgatctctctaaaccaaaatctataattattgcttactcaacttggaatcccgtCTGGCAATTCCCTTTTAACCAATattgaaatacgagatcccttctaacgatctcctttaacaaaaaatcttagaatcccatctggcgattccttgtaaccaatgttgaaatatgaggtcccttctgacgacctccaaatagcgaaacacgagatcccttctggcgatctcttttagtcaacttggaatcccatctggcgattccatTTATTCAAGGAAaaatgaggtcccatctggcgacctcccaataatgaaacacgagatcccttctggcgatctccttaaatcaacttggaatcccatctggcgattccttttattcatgaaaatcgaggtcccatctggcgacctccaaataatgaaacacgagatcccttctggcgatctcctttaatcaacttggaatcccatctggcgattccttttattcatgaaaaacgaggtcccatctggcgacctccaaataatgaaacacgagatcccttctggcgatctcctttaatcaacttggaatcccatctggcgattcctccttttttttccaacaggtaatacgaggtcccatctggcgacctccaaatagcgaaacatgagatcccttctggcaatctcctttagtcaacttggaatcccatctggcgattccttttattcaatgaaaaaaaacgaggtcccatctggcgacctccaaataacgaaacacgagatcccttctggcgatctcctttaatcaacttggaatcccatctggcgattcccttttattcgaagctgaaataatgagatcccttctggcgatctcctttaatcaaaaaccaaaaaatctatcttGTAAATCGGTGAACCTGGAGTCCcctctggcgattcccttttacCGCTTGCTCGATGTCGCTCtgcctgatggcagggtttgaacattattattttctcttcttgttgttttagaatcaactcaatgatttttttcttcgtcttcaattttgttggaatgtattaaggtctcctcctgtaacgatccaaaaaaacatatatgcaatgatttatgattaaatgccatgcatgcattcgtacctggttttgaaacataggccccatcatcttcttcgagTTCCTGAGATTCCCTCTTaacatgagcttgcttttgaagtcgtatgctggattcatctCTCGTGTTGCCTCCGATCATATTCTTGGAGAAGAAATCTCTGGCTTTCTTCAAATAGCCCTttttcaaaatgtatgacttgtcattgcctctttgtcatgcttttgtcaaatgttttagcttggtttttaaaatctatagGCTTTCGTACATGAAAATATCtcttattgcccccagtgtaggggtgtgattcTAGTCTAGGCTTTTATAGAGAGAAGAAATTCGTTCAGCCGATGCTAAACTTTTTAAATGAGATGACACAAGACATGCACTGTTGGGATTCATGCAAAAATGACtgttgtgagatcaatgcaaaagagaaagaagtcaatggccaaactttgctttattgatttaggagcctacatcaagcataatatctttttacagagtcagaattcacaggtcgagctaggtcttctccatccattctagccaaCTTCAGTGCTCCTCCTGAGAATGCCTTCTTTACTATGTAAGGACCTTCGTAATTCGGTGCCCATTTGCTTTGATCGTCTCCAGGTagtgacaatattttcttcaatactagatccccttcttgaaacaaccgcggtctaaccttcttatcatatgccttggccattcgtttctggtacagttggtgatgacatattgcagccatcctcttttcactgatcaaGTTCAGTTGCTCATATCTCACTTTGGCCCACTCGGCCTCTTCTAATTCGGAGTCCATCAATACTCTTAACGACGGGATTTCTACTTCCAAAGGCATCACTGCTTCCATACCGTACACCAACGAATATGGAGTTGTTCCCGTCGAGGTCCTAACTGTAGTGCGGTATGCGTGAAGAGCGAatgacaacatctcatgccaatctctgtatgtgactaccattttctgaataatcttcttgatgttcttgttggcggCTTCTACTGCGCCATTCATTTTTGGTCGGTATGGTGAGGAAttcgaatgcttgattttccatttagtacaCAGCTCCACTATtattttgccattgaaattctgtgcattatctgtcactatcttttccggaggaccatatcgacaaatcaaaTCCTTTTCTATGAACCTCTTCACTACCTTCTGTGTTACATGGGCATACGAATTAGCTTCCACCCATTTGGTGAAGTAGTCAATAGCCACAAGGATGAATCTATGACCGttgctagcttttgggttaacagGTCCGATCACGTCgattccccacattgcaaatggccaAGGAGATATCAGATTAAATAGAGGAGCTGGTGGCATATTGACCTTGTCACTGTAAACTTGACATTTatgacatttcctgacatagtcgatacagtctttctctagtgtcatccaaaaataaccggccctttggattttccttgctatcatatgcccgctagcatgggttgagcaaatcccctcatggacctcccgtaatgcctttctagcatctgcctcattcaaacaccttagcaaggttccatcaaatgatcttttgtacaGAATCTCTCCATCTAAATAAAAGTCTGTAGCCAACCTTCTCAAGGTTTTCTTATCCGTTTTGGAGGATCCCACTGGATATTCCTGATTTTGCACaaggttcttgatatcataataccaaggttgtccgtctatctctccttcaactaagcaacaatGAGCTGGGTCATTTCTAATGTCAATGTGGACCGGTTGTACTTTGCACTTGAGATCAATGGTAGTCATAGCAGCTAGTGTGGCCAAAGCATCCGCAAAATGATTCCCCTCCCTTCCCAGATGGGtgaatctaatttcttcaaattcctttGCTAGCGTGGATAGGTATTCTTGGTACGGCCTTAACTTTTCCTCCTTAGTCTGCCATTCCCCTTTAACCTGacagataatcaacattgaatctccatatacatctaacttctttatcttcaactctaatgccgcttctaacccgaggatacaagcttcatactcagctgtgttgttggtgcactcgaaatgtagtttaaccgaaactggatactgtttcttatctggagagattattaccgcaccggccccgttaccatatacattcactgcaccgtcaaaaaacatcgtccaccaatctgtcttctcttcttctttctctattgacaatatatcttcatcagggaagtcaaaatccaaaggttcgtaatcttcaacagcattatcgGCCAGATGGTCCGCGATTGCACTTCCTTTTACAGCTTTCCTTGTCATGTAtactatgtcatattctgctaatagaacttgccaccttgcaattcgacttgagagaaatggcttgttacaaatgtacctcagaggatccacttttgaaatcaaccaagtggtatagtataacatataatgcCGCAACCTCTTTGCTGCCCACACCAACGCACAACAAAGCCTTTCTATCTCcgtgtatctagactcacattcagtgaatttcttacttaagtaataaatagctctttccttccttccggtttcatcatgctgacccaatacacatcccatAGCTGCTTCAGTCACTGTTAGATACAATACTAGAGGTTTTCCCGATACCGGAGGGA
The DNA window shown above is from Populus trichocarpa isolate Nisqually-1 chromosome 4, P.trichocarpa_v4.1, whole genome shotgun sequence and carries:
- the LOC7479096 gene encoding chaperone protein dnaJ 50; its protein translation is MAPPATIRCCAAALTLMFSILIISPSSSAIYCDEDDCYDLLGVTQNANASEIKKAYYKLSLKHHPDKNPDPESKKLFVKIANAYEILKDEATREQYDYAIAHPEEVFYNTARYYHAYYGHKTDPRFVLVGLLLILSGFQYMNEMTRYNQAVAMVKKTPAYKNRLRALELERSGGVTNKKKSNKQMDKKVEEDLSKELELDIKGAHKPSIWELLGVRFIVLPYTIGKLLLWNGCWFWRYKVKQAPYSWEDAVYLTQRSLRVPLDAWGSIDESTKEDLVQRRLWEKSNLETYFADLRKESKRRR